A DNA window from Methylobacterium sp. NMS14P contains the following coding sequences:
- a CDS encoding ABC transporter substrate-binding protein yields the protein MRAVILALLAILAIRPALAQDVLRVGDQRGNARALMEAAGVLDGLPYRLDWSEFPAAAPLLEALNAGAIDAGGVGDAPFTFAAAAGVPVKAFLAFRNRQDGLAILALKDSPLRTVADLKGKRVATNRGSIGHQVVLAALEEAGLPADSVTFSFLPPADAKIALASGAVDAWSTWEPYTSTAELAGLVRVIRDGNGITPGLTFAVASDDAIRTKRALLADFGARLARARAWALKDPAPYAAAWSKLIGLPEAVPLRWFGRAAYRAVPIDASVIADEQRNIDLYVRAGLIPKARAPRAEAILDTSVSQTAAAVR from the coding sequence ATGCGCGCCGTCATCCTCGCCCTCCTGGCGATCCTGGCGATCCGGCCGGCGCTGGCCCAGGACGTGCTGCGGGTCGGCGACCAGCGCGGCAATGCCCGCGCGCTGATGGAGGCGGCCGGCGTGCTCGACGGGCTGCCCTACCGGCTCGACTGGAGCGAATTCCCGGCCGCCGCGCCCCTGCTCGAGGCGCTGAACGCCGGTGCGATCGACGCGGGCGGCGTCGGCGACGCGCCCTTCACCTTCGCGGCCGCCGCCGGGGTTCCGGTGAAGGCCTTCCTGGCCTTCCGCAACCGGCAGGACGGGCTGGCGATCCTGGCGCTGAAGGATTCGCCCCTCCGCACCGTGGCCGACCTGAAGGGCAAGCGCGTCGCGACGAACCGCGGCTCGATCGGCCACCAGGTGGTCCTGGCGGCGCTGGAGGAGGCGGGGCTGCCCGCCGACAGCGTGACCTTCAGCTTCCTGCCCCCGGCCGACGCCAAGATCGCCCTGGCCTCCGGGGCGGTCGACGCCTGGTCGACCTGGGAGCCCTACACCTCCACGGCGGAGCTCGCCGGCCTCGTCCGGGTGATCCGCGACGGCAACGGCATCACCCCGGGCCTGACCTTCGCGGTGGCGAGCGACGACGCGATCCGGACCAAGCGGGCGCTGCTCGCCGATTTCGGCGCGCGCCTCGCCCGCGCCCGGGCCTGGGCCCTGAAGGATCCGGCGCCCTACGCGGCCGCCTGGTCGAAGCTCATCGGCCTGCCGGAGGCGGTGCCGCTGCGCTGGTTCGGCCGCGCCGCCTACCGGGCCGTCCCGATCGACGCGTCCGTGATCGCCGACGAGCAGCGCAACATCGATCTCTACGTCCGCGCCGGGCTGATCCCGAAGGCCCGCGCCCCGCGGGCCGAGGCGATCCTCGACACGAGCGTCTCGCAAACCGCCGCCGCCGTGCGATGA
- a CDS encoding LLM class flavin-dependent oxidoreductase → MSLLPPDSVEFIGFVAPRHTSEIHPAAGPSVDRDYLKLLAQAHEWGGFDRVLVAFHSTAPDALLLAGQVAAVTERLGLMIAHRTGFTAPTVAARQFATLDQLTGGRVAIHVISGGDDRELAQDGDHLTKDERYARTREFLDIVRQSWTAAAPFDYAGDYYRVARGFSEVKPVDAIPVYFGGASPAALAVAGRHADTYALWGETHAQVAELIGRVRAAAAPHGRAPRFSLSVRPILAETEARAWERAEDILARTRAVRAAKGLGPAATPQNEGSRRLLAAAAGGPRHDKRLFTAIAAETGAAGNSTALVGTPEQVADALLDYHDLGVRTFLIRGFDPLEDALQYGRSLLPAFRAALGRRGAAEAA, encoded by the coding sequence ATGAGCCTGCTCCCCCCCGATTCCGTCGAGTTCATCGGCTTCGTCGCGCCCCGCCACACCTCCGAGATCCACCCGGCCGCGGGGCCGTCCGTCGACCGCGACTACCTGAAGCTCCTGGCGCAGGCGCACGAATGGGGCGGGTTCGACCGGGTGCTGGTGGCGTTCCATTCGACCGCGCCGGACGCGCTCCTGCTGGCCGGGCAGGTCGCCGCCGTGACGGAGCGGCTGGGGCTGATGATCGCCCACCGCACCGGCTTCACGGCGCCGACCGTGGCGGCGCGGCAGTTCGCGACCCTGGACCAGCTCACCGGCGGCCGGGTCGCGATCCACGTGATCAGCGGCGGCGACGACCGGGAACTCGCCCAGGACGGCGACCACCTCACCAAGGACGAGCGCTACGCCCGCACCCGGGAGTTCCTCGACATCGTCCGGCAGAGCTGGACCGCCGCGGCGCCGTTCGACTACGCGGGCGACTACTACCGGGTCGCGCGCGGCTTCTCCGAGGTGAAGCCGGTGGACGCGATCCCGGTCTATTTCGGCGGGGCCTCGCCGGCGGCGCTGGCGGTGGCCGGCCGCCACGCCGACACCTACGCCCTCTGGGGCGAGACGCACGCGCAGGTCGCCGAGCTGATCGGCCGGGTGCGGGCGGCGGCCGCGCCCCACGGACGGGCGCCGCGCTTCAGCCTGTCGGTCCGGCCGATCCTGGCCGAGACCGAGGCGCGCGCCTGGGAGCGCGCCGAGGACATCCTGGCCCGGACCCGGGCCGTCCGGGCCGCCAAGGGCCTCGGCCCGGCCGCGACGCCGCAGAACGAGGGCTCGAGGCGGCTCCTCGCGGCCGCCGCCGGGGGGCCGCGCCACGACAAGCGCCTGTTCACCGCCATCGCGGCCGAGACCGGGGCGGCGGGCAACTCGACCGCCCTGGTCGGCACCCCCGAGCAGGTCGCCGACGCCCTGCTCGACTATCACGACCTGGGCGTGCGGACCTTCCTGATCCGCGGCTTCGACCCGCTGGAGGACGCGCTCCAGTACGGCCGGTCGCTGCTGCCCGCCTTCCGGGCCGCCCTCGGGCGCCGCGGCGCCGCCGAGGCCGCCTGA
- a CDS encoding ABC transporter substrate-binding protein, with product MTDAPSHPGSPPSDPSPSRRRLLQVGAAAAALPLGLGMGTGRAWAPGPGAPFDPGPLCRPAAAEAPTGPLRTVKLAWNATSICTAAAPLAKEQGIFAKHGLDVEFVNFGGATETLLEAIATGKADAGIGMALRWLKPLEQGFDVKITAGLHGGCMRLLSTRSAGITDIAGLKGKTIAISDQASPAKNFFGLLLAKAGIDPESGVEWRQYPADLLNLAVEKGEAQALADSDPRTWIWLKDPRFTEVATNLSGEYADRTCCVVAARGSLIRNDRAVAAALTRAILEGGHAVHRDPETAARAFSGYGGKGSIADLAAMLRSQNHGDSPVGARLKQQLALYGDELKQVNVFRRSTDTAKFAERIYADVLS from the coding sequence ATGACCGACGCGCCCTCCCACCCGGGCAGCCCTCCGTCCGATCCGTCGCCCTCGCGGCGGCGCCTGCTCCAGGTCGGCGCGGCGGCGGCCGCGCTGCCGCTCGGCCTCGGCATGGGCACCGGCCGGGCCTGGGCGCCCGGGCCGGGCGCGCCGTTCGATCCCGGCCCGCTCTGCCGGCCGGCCGCCGCGGAGGCGCCGACGGGCCCGCTCCGGACGGTCAAGCTGGCCTGGAACGCCACGTCCATCTGCACGGCCGCGGCGCCGCTCGCCAAGGAGCAGGGCATCTTCGCCAAGCACGGGCTCGACGTGGAGTTCGTGAATTTCGGCGGCGCCACGGAGACGCTGCTGGAGGCCATCGCCACCGGCAAGGCCGATGCCGGGATCGGCATGGCCCTGCGCTGGCTCAAGCCCCTGGAGCAGGGTTTCGACGTGAAGATCACGGCGGGGCTGCACGGCGGCTGCATGCGGCTGCTCAGCACCAGATCGGCCGGCATCACCGACATTGCCGGGCTGAAGGGCAAGACCATCGCGATCAGCGATCAGGCGAGCCCGGCCAAGAACTTCTTCGGCCTGCTGCTCGCCAAGGCGGGGATCGATCCCGAGAGCGGGGTGGAGTGGCGGCAGTACCCGGCCGACCTGCTGAACCTCGCGGTGGAGAAGGGCGAGGCCCAGGCGCTCGCCGATTCCGACCCTCGGACCTGGATCTGGCTGAAGGATCCGCGCTTCACCGAGGTCGCCACCAACCTGTCGGGCGAGTACGCCGACCGCACCTGCTGCGTCGTCGCGGCCCGCGGCAGCCTGATCCGGAACGACCGGGCGGTGGCGGCCGCGCTGACCCGGGCGATCCTGGAGGGCGGCCACGCCGTCCACCGGGATCCCGAGACGGCGGCCCGGGCATTCTCCGGCTACGGCGGCAAGGGCTCGATCGCGGACCTGGCCGCGATGCTGCGCAGCCAGAATCACGGCGACAGCCCGGTGGGTGCGCGCCTCAAGCAGCAGCTCGCGCTCTACGGGGACGAGCTGAAGCAGGTGAACGTCTTCCGGCGGTCCACCGACACGGCGAAGTTCGCCGAGCGGATCTACGCCGACGTGCTGAGCTGA
- a CDS encoding LLM class flavin-dependent oxidoreductase, translating to MSRDRQLHLGAFMRPVGIHTAWWRYPGGYPDANFNFEHLAHFARRLEAAKFDAFFMADHLAVMNMPVAALRRSATVTSFDPLTLLPALAVLTERIGLIATASTTYNEPYHVARKFASLDHISKGRAGWNLVTSGNPDEALNFGRDAHLEHATRYARAREFFDVVTGLWDSFADDAFTMDPESGLFFDPAKMRVLDHRGDFLKVKGPLNVARPIQGWPVIVQAGASEAGKQIAAETAEMVFGAGSTVEAARAFYADVKGRMPAAGRDPDQLKILPGCFIVLGETEDEAQAKKARLDDLVHPDSGLANLSVRLGVDATGFALDAPLPELPESNASKSGQAQIVDYARRTGATVRELARKVGGYGGLQMVGTPAQVADRMEEWLETRACDGFNVMFPFVPEGLDDVVDRLVPELQRRGLFRRDYAGTTLRDHLGLARPANRYFPPDVPPPA from the coding sequence ATGAGCCGGGACCGCCAGCTGCATCTCGGCGCCTTCATGCGCCCGGTCGGCATCCACACGGCGTGGTGGCGCTATCCGGGCGGCTATCCGGACGCGAACTTCAACTTCGAGCACCTGGCGCACTTCGCCCGGCGGCTGGAGGCGGCGAAGTTCGACGCGTTCTTCATGGCCGACCATCTGGCGGTGATGAACATGCCGGTGGCGGCGCTCCGCCGCTCGGCCACCGTGACGTCGTTCGACCCGCTGACCCTGCTGCCGGCGCTCGCCGTGCTCACCGAGCGGATCGGCCTGATCGCCACCGCGTCGACCACCTACAACGAGCCCTACCACGTCGCCCGCAAGTTCGCCTCGCTCGACCACATCTCGAAGGGGCGGGCCGGCTGGAACCTCGTCACCTCCGGCAACCCGGACGAGGCCCTGAACTTCGGCCGCGACGCGCATCTGGAGCACGCCACCCGCTACGCCCGGGCGCGCGAGTTCTTCGACGTGGTGACCGGCCTGTGGGATTCCTTCGCCGACGACGCCTTCACGATGGATCCGGAGAGCGGCCTGTTCTTCGATCCGGCGAAGATGCGCGTCCTCGACCACCGCGGCGACTTCCTGAAGGTGAAGGGGCCGCTCAACGTCGCCCGGCCGATTCAGGGCTGGCCGGTGATCGTCCAGGCCGGCGCCTCCGAGGCCGGCAAGCAGATCGCCGCCGAGACCGCCGAGATGGTGTTCGGCGCGGGCTCGACCGTGGAGGCGGCGCGGGCTTTCTACGCCGACGTGAAGGGCCGGATGCCGGCGGCGGGGCGCGACCCGGACCAGCTCAAGATCCTGCCCGGCTGCTTCATCGTCCTGGGCGAGACGGAAGACGAGGCGCAGGCCAAGAAGGCGCGCCTCGACGACCTCGTCCATCCCGACAGCGGCCTCGCCAACCTCTCGGTCCGCCTCGGGGTCGACGCGACGGGCTTCGCCCTCGACGCGCCGCTGCCTGAGCTCCCCGAGAGCAACGCCAGCAAGAGCGGGCAGGCCCAGATCGTCGACTACGCCCGGCGCACCGGCGCGACCGTGCGGGAGCTCGCCCGCAAGGTCGGCGGCTACGGCGGCCTGCAGATGGTCGGCACGCCCGCGCAGGTGGCCGACCGGATGGAGGAGTGGCTGGAGACGCGCGCCTGCGACGGCTTCAACGTGATGTTCCCGTTCGTGCCCGAGGGGCTCGACGACGTGGTCGACCGGCTGGTGCCGGAGCTGCAGCGGCGCGGGCTGTTCCGCCGGGACTACGCCGGGACGACGCTGCGCGACCATCTCGGCCTCGCGCGGCCGGCCAACCGTTACTTCCCGCCCGACGTCCCGCCGCCCGCCTGA
- a CDS encoding acyl-CoA dehydrogenase, with product MTVAVTPPDIVSSLAGRLAARAADHDRAGTFPHDSLAALREAGLLALTVPRRLGGGGAGLARAAAVVRALGAADPATALVVAMQYLQHGLIHRPDAPWPRALADAVGAAAVARGALINALRVEPELGTPSRGGLPATVARRDGAGWRISGHKIYATGSPGLAYGLVFVRTDEAEPRSGNVLVPLDAPGIRIAETWDHLGLRASGSHDVHFTDVPIPGDHAVDLRPPGGWSGPDPWQQAWSCTLLAALYDGVARAAQDWFIGFLRARRPGSLGAPLASLPRFHEAVGENERLLAVNARLLAGLAAEVDAGQPPPPRESGFVKLTATENAIAAVQRAAELCGNAGLSRANPLERHLRDVLCARIHWPQADAVHGAAGRAALGA from the coding sequence ATGACCGTCGCCGTCACGCCCCCCGACATCGTCAGCAGCCTCGCCGGACGGCTCGCCGCCCGCGCGGCCGACCACGACCGCGCGGGGACCTTCCCGCACGACTCCCTCGCGGCGCTGCGGGAGGCCGGGCTCCTGGCCCTCACCGTGCCGCGGCGTCTCGGCGGCGGCGGCGCGGGTCTGGCGCGGGCCGCCGCGGTGGTGCGCGCGCTCGGCGCCGCCGACCCGGCGACCGCCCTGGTCGTGGCGATGCAGTATCTCCAGCACGGGCTGATCCACCGGCCGGACGCCCCGTGGCCGCGCGCGCTCGCCGACGCGGTCGGCGCGGCGGCGGTGGCGCGGGGGGCGCTGATCAACGCCCTGCGGGTCGAGCCCGAACTCGGCACGCCCTCGCGGGGCGGCCTGCCGGCCACGGTCGCCCGCCGCGACGGCGCGGGCTGGCGGATCTCCGGGCACAAGATCTACGCGACCGGGTCGCCGGGGCTCGCCTACGGCCTCGTCTTCGTCCGCACCGACGAGGCGGAGCCGCGCAGCGGCAACGTCCTGGTGCCGTTGGACGCGCCGGGCATCCGCATCGCGGAGACCTGGGACCATCTCGGCCTGCGCGCCTCCGGCAGCCACGACGTCCACTTCACGGACGTGCCGATCCCCGGGGACCACGCCGTCGACCTGCGGCCGCCGGGCGGATGGTCGGGGCCCGATCCCTGGCAGCAGGCCTGGAGCTGCACCCTGCTCGCCGCCCTCTACGACGGCGTGGCCCGGGCGGCGCAGGACTGGTTCATCGGCTTCCTGCGGGCGCGCCGGCCCGGCAGCCTCGGGGCGCCGCTCGCGAGCCTGCCGCGCTTCCACGAGGCGGTCGGCGAGAACGAGCGGCTGCTCGCCGTCAACGCGCGCCTCCTCGCCGGGCTCGCCGCCGAGGTCGACGCGGGCCAGCCCCCGCCGCCGCGCGAGTCCGGCTTCGTGAAGCTCACCGCCACGGAGAACGCCATCGCGGCGGTCCAGCGCGCCGCGGAGCTGTGCGGCAACGCGGGCCTGTCCCGGGCGAACCCGCTGGAGCGGCACCTGCGCGACGTCCTGTGCGCGCGCATCCACTGGCCCCAGGCCGACGCCGTCCACGGCGCCGCCGGCAGGGCCGCCCTCGGCGCCTGA
- a CDS encoding ABC transporter permease — protein MSGSITAGVAPRAAAPSRRLPRPPWRIVLAGAAWLALAGVALGLPEADDLPETAAFASGAAALGLALLALAPVAARLGPLGSRLRYWSPWLTVLAVALLIWEAVTAKFALLPMPFFPSPQAIVEVFLDDWPKLGGSILNSLILLSGGYAIGAATGFVLGVAIGSFRAVGYWAHPVLRFVGPLPATAWLPLAFFVFPSSWSASTFLVALATGFPVTVLTWSGVAGVNKAYFDVARTLGASRGFLILRVAIPAALPHVFVGLFMGLGGSFAVLVVAEMLGVKSGLGWYLQWAQGWAAYANMYAALIVMALMCSSLITLLFRLRDRLLAWQKGLVQW, from the coding sequence ATGTCCGGAAGCATCACAGCCGGCGTCGCCCCGCGGGCCGCCGCCCCGTCCCGAAGGCTGCCGCGGCCGCCCTGGCGGATCGTCCTCGCCGGCGCCGCCTGGCTCGCCCTGGCCGGCGTGGCCCTCGGCCTGCCCGAGGCGGACGACCTGCCCGAGACCGCGGCCTTCGCGTCCGGTGCGGCGGCGCTCGGCCTCGCCCTCCTGGCGCTCGCGCCCGTCGCCGCCCGCCTCGGCCCTCTCGGGTCGCGGCTGCGGTACTGGAGCCCGTGGCTCACGGTGCTGGCGGTGGCGCTGCTGATCTGGGAGGCGGTCACGGCGAAGTTCGCCCTGCTGCCGATGCCGTTCTTCCCGTCGCCCCAGGCGATCGTGGAGGTCTTCCTCGACGACTGGCCGAAGCTCGGCGGCAGCATCCTCAACTCGCTGATCCTGCTCTCCGGCGGCTACGCCATCGGGGCGGCGACCGGCTTCGTCCTGGGCGTCGCCATCGGCAGCTTCCGGGCGGTGGGCTACTGGGCCCATCCGGTGCTGCGCTTCGTCGGGCCGCTGCCGGCCACGGCGTGGCTGCCCCTCGCCTTCTTCGTCTTCCCGTCCTCGTGGTCGGCCAGCACCTTCCTGGTGGCGCTCGCCACCGGCTTCCCGGTCACGGTGCTGACCTGGTCGGGGGTGGCGGGCGTCAACAAGGCCTATTTCGACGTGGCGCGGACGCTCGGCGCCTCGCGCGGCTTCCTGATCCTGCGCGTGGCGATCCCGGCGGCGCTGCCGCACGTCTTCGTCGGGCTGTTCATGGGGCTCGGCGGCTCCTTCGCGGTGCTGGTCGTCGCCGAGATGCTCGGCGTGAAGTCCGGCCTCGGCTGGTACCTCCAGTGGGCGCAGGGCTGGGCCGCCTACGCCAACATGTACGCGGCGCTGATCGTGATGGCGCTGATGTGCTCCTCCCTGATCACGCTGCTGTTCCGCCTGCGCGACCGCCTGCTCGCGTGGCAGAAGGGGCTGGTGCAATGGTAG
- a CDS encoding cupin domain-containing protein: MHDSGDDHGHSHAHGHAHGHVHDHGASERWKHDGVRVIPGDRLDANTAQTPGMYRQAAINAARVGAQKIWAGTVAIQPDAKTGVHHHGELESVIYVVSGRARMRWGDKLEYVAEAGPGDFIFVPPFVPHQEINASTDEPLQCVLVRSDNEAVVVNLPDVEAAEAPETVYWVDPIHKHP; the protein is encoded by the coding sequence ATGCACGACAGCGGCGACGACCACGGCCACAGCCACGCGCATGGCCACGCGCACGGCCACGTCCACGATCACGGGGCGTCCGAGCGCTGGAAGCACGACGGCGTGCGGGTGATCCCCGGCGACCGGCTCGACGCCAACACCGCGCAGACGCCCGGCATGTACCGGCAGGCGGCGATCAACGCCGCCCGGGTCGGCGCCCAGAAGATCTGGGCCGGCACGGTGGCGATCCAGCCCGACGCCAAGACCGGCGTGCACCACCACGGCGAACTGGAGAGCGTGATCTACGTGGTCTCGGGCCGCGCCCGGATGCGCTGGGGCGACAAACTCGAGTACGTCGCCGAGGCCGGGCCGGGCGACTTCATCTTCGTGCCGCCCTTCGTGCCGCACCAGGAGATCAACGCCTCGACCGACGAGCCCCTGCAATGCGTGCTGGTGCGCTCCGACAACGAGGCGGTGGTGGTCAACCTGCCCGACGTCGAGGCCGCCGAGGCGCCCGAGACCGTGTACTGGGTCGACCCGATCCACAAGCATCCGTGA